One genomic segment of Pongo abelii isolate AG06213 chromosome 13, NHGRI_mPonAbe1-v2.0_pri, whole genome shotgun sequence includes these proteins:
- the RGS3 gene encoding regulator of G-protein signaling 3 isoform X6: protein MEEGNPSSLQSGGGRLDRVSLPWGTWMFETEADEKREMPLEEGKGPGAEDSPPSKEPSPGQELPPGQDLPPNKDSPSGQEPAPGQEPLSSKDSATSEGSPPGPDAPPSKDAPPCQEPPPAQDLSPCQDLPAGQEPLPHQDPLLTKDLPAIQESPTQDPPPCQDLPPSQVSLPAKALTEDTMSSGDPLAATGDPPAASRPAFVIPEVRLDSTYSQKAGAEQGCSGDEEDAEEAEEVEEGEEGEEDEDEDTSDDNYGERSEAKRSSMIETGQGAEGGLSLRVQNSLRRRTHSEGSLLQEPRGPCFASDTTLHCSDGEGAASTWGMPSPSTLKKELGRNGGSMHHLSLFFTGHRKMSGADTVGDDDEASRKRKSKNLAKDMKNKLGIFRRRNESPGAPPAGKADKMMKSFKPTSEEALKWGESLEKLLVHKYGLAVFQAFLRTEFSEENLEFWLACEDFKKVKSQSKMASKAKKIFAEYIAIQACKEVNLDSYTREHTKDNLQSVTRGCFDLAQKRIFGLMEKDSYPRFLRSDLYLDLINQKKMSPPL, encoded by the exons ATGTTTGAGACGGAGGCAGATGAGAAGAGGGAGATGCCcttggaggaagggaaggggcctGGTGCCGAGGATTCCCCACCCAGCAAGGAGCCCTCTCCTGGCCAGGAGCTTCCTCCAGGACAAGACCTTCCACCCAACAAGGATTCCCCTTCTGGGCAGGAACCCGCTCCCGGCCAAGAACCACTGTCCAGCAAAGACTCAGCTACCTCTGAAGGATCCCCTCCAGGCCCAGACGCTCCGCCCAGCAaggatgcgccaccatgccaggaacCCCCTCCAGCCCAAGACCTCTCACCCTGCCAGGACCTGCCTGCTGGTCAAGAACCCCTGCCTCACCAGGACCCTCTACTCACCAAAGACCTCCCTGCCATCCAGGAATCCCCCACCCAGGACCCTCCACCCTGTCAAGATCTGCCTCCTAGCCAGGTCTCTCTGCCGGCCAAGGCCCTTACTGAGGACACCATGAGCTCCGGGGACCCACTAGCAGCTACCGGGGACCCACCTGCGGCCTCCAGGCCAGCCTTTGTGATCCCCGAGGTCCGGCTGGATAGCACCTACAGCCAGAAGGCAGGGGCAGAGCAGGGCTGCTCGGGAGATGAGGAGGATGCAGAAGAGgccgaggaggtggaggagggggaggaaggggaggaggacgAGGATGAGGACACCAGCGATGACAACTACGGAGAGCGCAGTGAGGCCAAGCGCAGCAGCATGATCGAGACGGGCCAGGGGGCTGAGGGTGGCCTCTCACTGCGTGTGCAGAACTCGCTGCGGCGCCGGACACACAGCGAGGGCAGCCTGCTGCAGGAGCCCCGAGGGCCCTGCTTCGCCTCCGACACCACCTTGCACTGCTCAGACGGTGAGGGTGCTGCCTCCACCTGGGGCATGCCTTCACCCAGCACCCTCAAGAAAGAGCTGGGCCGCAATGGTGGCTCCATGCACCACCTTTCCCTCTTCTTCACAGGACACAGGAAG ATGAGCGGGGCTGACACTGTTGGGGATGATGACGAAGCCTCCCGGAAGAGAAAGAGCAAAAACCT AGCCAAGGACATGAAGAACAAGCTGGGCATCTTCAGACGGCGGAACGAGTCCCCTGGAGCCCCTCCTGCGGGCAAGGCAGACAAGATGATGAAGTCATTCAA GCCCACCTCAGAGGAAGCCCTCAAGTGGGGCGAGTCCTTGGAGAAGCTGCTGGTTCACAAAT ACGGGTTAGCAGTGTTCCAAGCCTTCCTTCGCACTGAGTTCAGCGAGGAGAATCTGGAGTTCTGGTTGGCTTGTGAGGACTTCAAGAAGGTCAAGTCACAGTCCAAGATGGCATCCAAGGCCAAGAAGATCTTTGCTGAATACATCGCAATCCAGGCGTGCAAGGAG GTCAACCTGGACTCCTACACGCGGGAGCACACCAAGGACAACCTGCAGAGCGTCACGCGGGGCTGCTTCGACCTGGCACAGAAGCGCATCTTTGGGCTCATGGAAAAGGACTCGTACCCTCGCTTTCTCCGTTCTGACCTCTACCTGGACCTTATTAACCAGAAGAAGATGAGTCCCCCGCTTTAG
- the RGS3 gene encoding regulator of G-protein signaling 3 isoform X9, with translation MFETEADEKREMPLEEGKGPGAEDSPPSKEPSPGQELPPGQDLPPNKDSPSGQEPAPGQEPLSSKDSATSEGSPPGPDAPPSKDAPPCQEPPPAQDLSPCQDLPAGQEPLPHQDPLLTKDLPAIQESPTQDPPPCQDLPPSQVSLPAKALTEDTMSSGDPLAATGDPPAASRPAFVIPEVRLDSTYSQKAGAEQGCSGDEEDAEEAEEVEEGEEGEEDEDEDTSDDNYGERSEAKRSSMIETGQGAEGGLSLRVQNSLRRRTHSEGSLLQEPRGPCFASDTTLHCSDGEGAASTWGMPSPSTLKKELGRNGGSMHHLSLFFTGHRKMSGADTVGDDDEASRKRKSKNLAKDMKNKLGIFRRRNESPGAPPAGKADKMMKSFKPTSEEALKWGESLEKLLVHKYGLAVFQAFLRTEFSEENLEFWLACEDFKKVKSQSKMASKAKKIFAEYIAIQACKEVNLDSYTREHTKDNLQSVTRGCFDLAQKRIFGLMEKDSYPRFLRSDLYLDLINQKKMSPPL, from the exons ATGTTTGAGACGGAGGCAGATGAGAAGAGGGAGATGCCcttggaggaagggaaggggcctGGTGCCGAGGATTCCCCACCCAGCAAGGAGCCCTCTCCTGGCCAGGAGCTTCCTCCAGGACAAGACCTTCCACCCAACAAGGATTCCCCTTCTGGGCAGGAACCCGCTCCCGGCCAAGAACCACTGTCCAGCAAAGACTCAGCTACCTCTGAAGGATCCCCTCCAGGCCCAGACGCTCCGCCCAGCAaggatgcgccaccatgccaggaacCCCCTCCAGCCCAAGACCTCTCACCCTGCCAGGACCTGCCTGCTGGTCAAGAACCCCTGCCTCACCAGGACCCTCTACTCACCAAAGACCTCCCTGCCATCCAGGAATCCCCCACCCAGGACCCTCCACCCTGTCAAGATCTGCCTCCTAGCCAGGTCTCTCTGCCGGCCAAGGCCCTTACTGAGGACACCATGAGCTCCGGGGACCCACTAGCAGCTACCGGGGACCCACCTGCGGCCTCCAGGCCAGCCTTTGTGATCCCCGAGGTCCGGCTGGATAGCACCTACAGCCAGAAGGCAGGGGCAGAGCAGGGCTGCTCGGGAGATGAGGAGGATGCAGAAGAGgccgaggaggtggaggagggggaggaaggggaggaggacgAGGATGAGGACACCAGCGATGACAACTACGGAGAGCGCAGTGAGGCCAAGCGCAGCAGCATGATCGAGACGGGCCAGGGGGCTGAGGGTGGCCTCTCACTGCGTGTGCAGAACTCGCTGCGGCGCCGGACACACAGCGAGGGCAGCCTGCTGCAGGAGCCCCGAGGGCCCTGCTTCGCCTCCGACACCACCTTGCACTGCTCAGACGGTGAGGGTGCTGCCTCCACCTGGGGCATGCCTTCACCCAGCACCCTCAAGAAAGAGCTGGGCCGCAATGGTGGCTCCATGCACCACCTTTCCCTCTTCTTCACAGGACACAGGAAG ATGAGCGGGGCTGACACTGTTGGGGATGATGACGAAGCCTCCCGGAAGAGAAAGAGCAAAAACCT AGCCAAGGACATGAAGAACAAGCTGGGCATCTTCAGACGGCGGAACGAGTCCCCTGGAGCCCCTCCTGCGGGCAAGGCAGACAAGATGATGAAGTCATTCAA GCCCACCTCAGAGGAAGCCCTCAAGTGGGGCGAGTCCTTGGAGAAGCTGCTGGTTCACAAAT ACGGGTTAGCAGTGTTCCAAGCCTTCCTTCGCACTGAGTTCAGCGAGGAGAATCTGGAGTTCTGGTTGGCTTGTGAGGACTTCAAGAAGGTCAAGTCACAGTCCAAGATGGCATCCAAGGCCAAGAAGATCTTTGCTGAATACATCGCAATCCAGGCGTGCAAGGAG GTCAACCTGGACTCCTACACGCGGGAGCACACCAAGGACAACCTGCAGAGCGTCACGCGGGGCTGCTTCGACCTGGCACAGAAGCGCATCTTTGGGCTCATGGAAAAGGACTCGTACCCTCGCTTTCTCCGTTCTGACCTCTACCTGGACCTTATTAACCAGAAGAAGATGAGTCCCCCGCTTTAG
- the RGS3 gene encoding regulator of G-protein signaling 3 isoform X7, producing the protein MEEGNPSSLQSGGGRLDRMFETEADEKREMPLEEGKGPGAEDSPPSKEPSPGQELPPGQDLPPNKDSPSGQEPAPGQEPLSSKDSATSEGSPPGPDAPPSKDAPPCQEPPPAQDLSPCQDLPAGQEPLPHQDPLLTKDLPAIQESPTQDPPPCQDLPPSQVSLPAKALTEDTMSSGDPLAATGDPPAASRPAFVIPEVRLDSTYSQKAGAEQGCSGDEEDAEEAEEVEEGEEGEEDEDEDTSDDNYGERSEAKRSSMIETGQGAEGGLSLRVQNSLRRRTHSEGSLLQEPRGPCFASDTTLHCSDGEGAASTWGMPSPSTLKKELGRNGGSMHHLSLFFTGHRKMSGADTVGDDDEASRKRKSKNLAKDMKNKLGIFRRRNESPGAPPAGKADKMMKSFKPTSEEALKWGESLEKLLVHKYGLAVFQAFLRTEFSEENLEFWLACEDFKKVKSQSKMASKAKKIFAEYIAIQACKEVNLDSYTREHTKDNLQSVTRGCFDLAQKRIFGLMEKDSYPRFLRSDLYLDLINQKKMSPPL; encoded by the exons ATGTTTGAGACGGAGGCAGATGAGAAGAGGGAGATGCCcttggaggaagggaaggggcctGGTGCCGAGGATTCCCCACCCAGCAAGGAGCCCTCTCCTGGCCAGGAGCTTCCTCCAGGACAAGACCTTCCACCCAACAAGGATTCCCCTTCTGGGCAGGAACCCGCTCCCGGCCAAGAACCACTGTCCAGCAAAGACTCAGCTACCTCTGAAGGATCCCCTCCAGGCCCAGACGCTCCGCCCAGCAaggatgcgccaccatgccaggaacCCCCTCCAGCCCAAGACCTCTCACCCTGCCAGGACCTGCCTGCTGGTCAAGAACCCCTGCCTCACCAGGACCCTCTACTCACCAAAGACCTCCCTGCCATCCAGGAATCCCCCACCCAGGACCCTCCACCCTGTCAAGATCTGCCTCCTAGCCAGGTCTCTCTGCCGGCCAAGGCCCTTACTGAGGACACCATGAGCTCCGGGGACCCACTAGCAGCTACCGGGGACCCACCTGCGGCCTCCAGGCCAGCCTTTGTGATCCCCGAGGTCCGGCTGGATAGCACCTACAGCCAGAAGGCAGGGGCAGAGCAGGGCTGCTCGGGAGATGAGGAGGATGCAGAAGAGgccgaggaggtggaggagggggaggaaggggaggaggacgAGGATGAGGACACCAGCGATGACAACTACGGAGAGCGCAGTGAGGCCAAGCGCAGCAGCATGATCGAGACGGGCCAGGGGGCTGAGGGTGGCCTCTCACTGCGTGTGCAGAACTCGCTGCGGCGCCGGACACACAGCGAGGGCAGCCTGCTGCAGGAGCCCCGAGGGCCCTGCTTCGCCTCCGACACCACCTTGCACTGCTCAGACGGTGAGGGTGCTGCCTCCACCTGGGGCATGCCTTCACCCAGCACCCTCAAGAAAGAGCTGGGCCGCAATGGTGGCTCCATGCACCACCTTTCCCTCTTCTTCACAGGACACAGGAAG ATGAGCGGGGCTGACACTGTTGGGGATGATGACGAAGCCTCCCGGAAGAGAAAGAGCAAAAACCT AGCCAAGGACATGAAGAACAAGCTGGGCATCTTCAGACGGCGGAACGAGTCCCCTGGAGCCCCTCCTGCGGGCAAGGCAGACAAGATGATGAAGTCATTCAA GCCCACCTCAGAGGAAGCCCTCAAGTGGGGCGAGTCCTTGGAGAAGCTGCTGGTTCACAAAT ACGGGTTAGCAGTGTTCCAAGCCTTCCTTCGCACTGAGTTCAGCGAGGAGAATCTGGAGTTCTGGTTGGCTTGTGAGGACTTCAAGAAGGTCAAGTCACAGTCCAAGATGGCATCCAAGGCCAAGAAGATCTTTGCTGAATACATCGCAATCCAGGCGTGCAAGGAG GTCAACCTGGACTCCTACACGCGGGAGCACACCAAGGACAACCTGCAGAGCGTCACGCGGGGCTGCTTCGACCTGGCACAGAAGCGCATCTTTGGGCTCATGGAAAAGGACTCGTACCCTCGCTTTCTCCGTTCTGACCTCTACCTGGACCTTATTAACCAGAAGAAGATGAGTCCCCCGCTTTAG
- the RGS3 gene encoding regulator of G-protein signaling 3 isoform X11 translates to MLRGMYLTRNGNLQRRHTMKEAKDMKNKLGIFRRRNESPGAPPAGKADKMMKSFKPTSEEALKWGESLEKLLVHKYGLAVFQAFLRTEFSEENLEFWLACEDFKKVKSQSKMASKAKKIFAEYIAIQACKEVNLDSYTREHTKDNLQSVTRGCFDLAQKRIFGLMEKDSYPRFLRSDLYLDLINQKKMSPPL, encoded by the exons ATGCTCCGAGGCATGTACCTCACTCGCAACGGGAACCTGCAGAGGCGACACACAATGAAGGA AGCCAAGGACATGAAGAACAAGCTGGGCATCTTCAGACGGCGGAACGAGTCCCCTGGAGCCCCTCCTGCGGGCAAGGCAGACAAGATGATGAAGTCATTCAA GCCCACCTCAGAGGAAGCCCTCAAGTGGGGCGAGTCCTTGGAGAAGCTGCTGGTTCACAAAT ACGGGTTAGCAGTGTTCCAAGCCTTCCTTCGCACTGAGTTCAGCGAGGAGAATCTGGAGTTCTGGTTGGCTTGTGAGGACTTCAAGAAGGTCAAGTCACAGTCCAAGATGGCATCCAAGGCCAAGAAGATCTTTGCTGAATACATCGCAATCCAGGCGTGCAAGGAG GTCAACCTGGACTCCTACACGCGGGAGCACACCAAGGACAACCTGCAGAGCGTCACGCGGGGCTGCTTCGACCTGGCACAGAAGCGCATCTTTGGGCTCATGGAAAAGGACTCGTACCCTCGCTTTCTCCGTTCTGACCTCTACCTGGACCTTATTAACCAGAAGAAGATGAGTCCCCCGCTTTAG
- the RGS3 gene encoding regulator of G-protein signaling 3 isoform X8, whose protein sequence is MSHRGPTAHMFETEADEKREMPLEEGKGPGAEDSPPSKEPSPGQELPPGQDLPPNKDSPSGQEPAPGQEPLSSKDSATSEGSPPGPDAPPSKDAPPCQEPPPAQDLSPCQDLPAGQEPLPHQDPLLTKDLPAIQESPTQDPPPCQDLPPSQVSLPAKALTEDTMSSGDPLAATGDPPAASRPAFVIPEVRLDSTYSQKAGAEQGCSGDEEDAEEAEEVEEGEEGEEDEDEDTSDDNYGERSEAKRSSMIETGQGAEGGLSLRVQNSLRRRTHSEGSLLQEPRGPCFASDTTLHCSDGEGAASTWGMPSPSTLKKELGRNGGSMHHLSLFFTGHRKMSGADTVGDDDEASRKRKSKNLAKDMKNKLGIFRRRNESPGAPPAGKADKMMKSFKPTSEEALKWGESLEKLLVHKYGLAVFQAFLRTEFSEENLEFWLACEDFKKVKSQSKMASKAKKIFAEYIAIQACKEVNLDSYTREHTKDNLQSVTRGCFDLAQKRIFGLMEKDSYPRFLRSDLYLDLINQKKMSPPL, encoded by the exons ATGTTTGAGACGGAGGCAGATGAGAAGAGGGAGATGCCcttggaggaagggaaggggcctGGTGCCGAGGATTCCCCACCCAGCAAGGAGCCCTCTCCTGGCCAGGAGCTTCCTCCAGGACAAGACCTTCCACCCAACAAGGATTCCCCTTCTGGGCAGGAACCCGCTCCCGGCCAAGAACCACTGTCCAGCAAAGACTCAGCTACCTCTGAAGGATCCCCTCCAGGCCCAGACGCTCCGCCCAGCAaggatgcgccaccatgccaggaacCCCCTCCAGCCCAAGACCTCTCACCCTGCCAGGACCTGCCTGCTGGTCAAGAACCCCTGCCTCACCAGGACCCTCTACTCACCAAAGACCTCCCTGCCATCCAGGAATCCCCCACCCAGGACCCTCCACCCTGTCAAGATCTGCCTCCTAGCCAGGTCTCTCTGCCGGCCAAGGCCCTTACTGAGGACACCATGAGCTCCGGGGACCCACTAGCAGCTACCGGGGACCCACCTGCGGCCTCCAGGCCAGCCTTTGTGATCCCCGAGGTCCGGCTGGATAGCACCTACAGCCAGAAGGCAGGGGCAGAGCAGGGCTGCTCGGGAGATGAGGAGGATGCAGAAGAGgccgaggaggtggaggagggggaggaaggggaggaggacgAGGATGAGGACACCAGCGATGACAACTACGGAGAGCGCAGTGAGGCCAAGCGCAGCAGCATGATCGAGACGGGCCAGGGGGCTGAGGGTGGCCTCTCACTGCGTGTGCAGAACTCGCTGCGGCGCCGGACACACAGCGAGGGCAGCCTGCTGCAGGAGCCCCGAGGGCCCTGCTTCGCCTCCGACACCACCTTGCACTGCTCAGACGGTGAGGGTGCTGCCTCCACCTGGGGCATGCCTTCACCCAGCACCCTCAAGAAAGAGCTGGGCCGCAATGGTGGCTCCATGCACCACCTTTCCCTCTTCTTCACAGGACACAGGAAG ATGAGCGGGGCTGACACTGTTGGGGATGATGACGAAGCCTCCCGGAAGAGAAAGAGCAAAAACCT AGCCAAGGACATGAAGAACAAGCTGGGCATCTTCAGACGGCGGAACGAGTCCCCTGGAGCCCCTCCTGCGGGCAAGGCAGACAAGATGATGAAGTCATTCAA GCCCACCTCAGAGGAAGCCCTCAAGTGGGGCGAGTCCTTGGAGAAGCTGCTGGTTCACAAAT ACGGGTTAGCAGTGTTCCAAGCCTTCCTTCGCACTGAGTTCAGCGAGGAGAATCTGGAGTTCTGGTTGGCTTGTGAGGACTTCAAGAAGGTCAAGTCACAGTCCAAGATGGCATCCAAGGCCAAGAAGATCTTTGCTGAATACATCGCAATCCAGGCGTGCAAGGAG GTCAACCTGGACTCCTACACGCGGGAGCACACCAAGGACAACCTGCAGAGCGTCACGCGGGGCTGCTTCGACCTGGCACAGAAGCGCATCTTTGGGCTCATGGAAAAGGACTCGTACCCTCGCTTTCTCCGTTCTGACCTCTACCTGGACCTTATTAACCAGAAGAAGATGAGTCCCCCGCTTTAG